The following are encoded together in the Primulina tabacum isolate GXHZ01 chromosome 18, ASM2559414v2, whole genome shotgun sequence genome:
- the LOC142532370 gene encoding uncharacterized protein LOC142532370: MGSTDPAVAEEWIKSLESIFSYLHMEDADKVTCVIFLLTKQARIWWESAKVALPVRPLTWGTFKTVFYNKYFSKDVRAKKASDFLNLKQGTMSMTEYIQQFEAGVQYVPYIAQDDTSKGEHFMRGLRSEIKRDVRMSKVATLW; encoded by the coding sequence ATGGGAAGCACCGAtccagcagtagcagaagaATGGATTAAGTCGTTGGAGTCCATCTTCTCCTACCTTCATATGGAAGATGCAGATAAAGTAACTTGTGTCATCTTTCTCTTAACAAAACAAGCAAGAATATGGTGGGAAAGTGCAAAAGTAGCATTACCGGTTAGGCCATTGACATGGGGAACTTTCAAAACTgtgttttacaacaaatatttcagTAAAGACGTACGAGCTAAGAAAGCCAGTGATTTTCTGAATTTAAAGCAAGGAACCATGTCAATGACTGAATATATACAACAATTCGAAGCTGGAGTCCAATACGTACCCTATATTGCCCAGGATGACACAAGTAAGGGCGAACACTTCATGAGGGGACTTCgctctgaaattaaaagagatgtaCGAATGTCGAAAGTTGCTACCTTAtggtga
- the LOC142533455 gene encoding 26S proteasome regulatory subunit 8 homolog B-like — protein MESGSGNGDSEVQQPMLELLNQLDGFEASNKIKVLMATNRIDILDHALLSPGRIDRKIEFSNPNAESRFDILKIHSRKMNMIRGIDLKKIADKMNGASGAELKTVCTEAWMFALRERRVHVTQEDFEMAVAKVMKQETDKNMSLRKLWK, from the exons ATGGAATCTGGAAGTGGCAATGGGGATAGTGAAGTTCAGCAGCCTATGCTGGAGCTTCTCAATCAACTTGATGGCTTTGAAGCATCTAATAAGATTAAG GTATTGATGGCTACCAATAGAATTGACATCCTGGACCATGCTCTACTTAGTCCTGGAAGAATTGATAGGAAAATTGAGTTCTCAAATCCCAATGCAGAG TCTCGATTTGACATTTTGAAGATACACTCGaggaaaatgaatatgatacgAGGGATCGATCTGAAGAAGATTGCTGACAAAATGAATGGTGCGTCTGGTGCAGAACTTAAG ACTGTTTGCACTGAAGCTTGGATGTTTGCTTTGAGAGAGAGGAGGGTCCATGTAACTCAAGAGGACTTCGAAATGGCTGTTGCCAAGGTCATGAAGCAAGAGACTGACAAAAATATGTCTTTGAGGAAGCTTTGGAAGTAA
- the LOC142533454 gene encoding uncharacterized protein LOC142533454 isoform X1, translated as MAQSYRTHVSSCGAVTSLTHCFPYSQFADFMEVGESVLDTIYDDEGIEDGQDVEMQDVEEGELLEPISKAESGVSCNVEVNQVSNNRNSRRKKKKKKNKQKTDIDIGPNVTDINRFVLNVCKRLRERKSYLMCTAVGCIDVSALSDLVKEVDAIQACGGQKTADGGHFVMVVAYCGLSSKLVTKCLQRDHEKGEKI; from the exons ATGGCCCAATCATATAGAACCCACGTCTCAAGCTGTGGGGCTGTAACATCCCTTACGCATTGTTTTCCATACTCGCAG TTTGCTGATTTCATGGAAGTAGGAGAGAGTGTGCTTGACACAATTTATGATGATGAAGGTATTGAGGATGGCCAAGATGTTGAGATGCAAGATGTTGAAGAGGGTGAGTTACTTGAACCTATTTCAAAGGCTGAATCAGGAGTAAGCTGTAATGTTGAAGTTAATCAGGTTTCCAACAACAGGAATTCAAGacgtaagaagaagaaaaagaaaaacaagcaAAAGACAGACATCGATATTGGTCCAAATGTTACTGATATCAACAG GTTTGTTTTAAATGTGTGTAAGCGTTTGAGAGAGAGGAAATCTTATCTTATGTGTACTGCTGTTGGTTGTATTGACGTCTCTGCTTTGAGTGATCTCGTCAAAGAG GTTGATGCCATTCAGGCCTGTGGAGGTCAGAAGACTGCTGATGGTGGCCATTTCGTAATGGTGGTCGCATATTGTGGACTATCATCAAAGCTTGTGACCAAATGCTTACAAAGAGATCATGAGAAAGGGGAAAAAATTTGA
- the LOC142533017 gene encoding uncharacterized protein LOC142533017 yields MAQSYRTHISSCGAVTSLTHCFPYSQFADFMEVGESVLDTIYDDEGIEDGQDVEMQDVEEGELLEPISKAESGVSCNVEVNQVSNNRNSRRKKKKKKNKQKTDIDIGPNVTDINRFVLNVCKRLRERKSYLMCTAVGCIDVSALSDLVKEVRLCCVVLLYHFISGHLLLMIFILNLQIVLNLTLTV; encoded by the exons ATGGCCCAATCATATAGAACCCACATCTCAAGCTGTGGGGCTGTAACATCCCTTACGCATTGTTTTCCATACTCGCAG TTTGCTGATTTCATGGAAGTAGGAGAGAGTGTGCTTGACACAATTTATGATGATGAAGGTATTGAGGATGGCCAAGATGTTGAGATGCAAGATGTTGAAGAGGGTGAGTTACTTGAACCTATTTCAAAGGCTGAATCAGGAGTAAGCTGTAATGTTGAAGTTAATCAGGTTTCCAACAACAGGAATTCAAGacgtaagaagaagaaaaagaaaaacaagcaAAAGACAGACATCGATATTGGTCCAAATGTTACTGATATCAACAG GTTTGTTTTAAATGTGTGTAAGCGTTTGAGAGAGAGGAAATCTTATCTTATGTGTACTGCTGTTGGTTGTATTGACGTCTCTGCTTTGAGTGATCTCGTCAAAGAGGTAAGACTTTGTTGTGTTGTTCTGTTGTACCACTTCATCTCTGGCCACCTATTGCTGATGATCTtcattttaaatttacaaattgtACTAAACTTGACTTTGACGGTTTGA
- the LOC142533454 gene encoding uncharacterized protein LOC142533454 isoform X3, producing MEVGESVLDTIYDDEGIEDGQDVEMQDVEEGELLEPISKAESGVSCNVEVNQVSNNRNSRRKKKKKKNKQKTDIDIGPNVTDINRFVLNVCKRLRERKSYLMCTAVGCIDVSALSDLVKEVDAIQACGGQKTADGGHFVMVVAYCGLSSKLVTKCLQRDHEKGEKI from the exons ATGGAAGTAGGAGAGAGTGTGCTTGACACAATTTATGATGATGAAGGTATTGAGGATGGCCAAGATGTTGAGATGCAAGATGTTGAAGAGGGTGAGTTACTTGAACCTATTTCAAAGGCTGAATCAGGAGTAAGCTGTAATGTTGAAGTTAATCAGGTTTCCAACAACAGGAATTCAAGacgtaagaagaagaaaaagaaaaacaagcaAAAGACAGACATCGATATTGGTCCAAATGTTACTGATATCAACAG GTTTGTTTTAAATGTGTGTAAGCGTTTGAGAGAGAGGAAATCTTATCTTATGTGTACTGCTGTTGGTTGTATTGACGTCTCTGCTTTGAGTGATCTCGTCAAAGAG GTTGATGCCATTCAGGCCTGTGGAGGTCAGAAGACTGCTGATGGTGGCCATTTCGTAATGGTGGTCGCATATTGTGGACTATCATCAAAGCTTGTGACCAAATGCTTACAAAGAGATCATGAGAAAGGGGAAAAAATTTGA
- the LOC142533454 gene encoding uncharacterized protein LOC142533454 isoform X2 — protein MAQSYRTHVSSCGAVTSLTHCFPYSQFADFMEVGESVLDTIYDDEGIEDGQDVEMQDVEEGELLEPISKAESGVSCNVEVNQVSNNRNSRRKKKKKKNKQKTDIDIGPNVTDINRFVLNVCKRLRERKSYLMCTAVGCIDVSALSDLVKEILLAEDFLAIAILKLSSEN, from the exons ATGGCCCAATCATATAGAACCCACGTCTCAAGCTGTGGGGCTGTAACATCCCTTACGCATTGTTTTCCATACTCGCAG TTTGCTGATTTCATGGAAGTAGGAGAGAGTGTGCTTGACACAATTTATGATGATGAAGGTATTGAGGATGGCCAAGATGTTGAGATGCAAGATGTTGAAGAGGGTGAGTTACTTGAACCTATTTCAAAGGCTGAATCAGGAGTAAGCTGTAATGTTGAAGTTAATCAGGTTTCCAACAACAGGAATTCAAGacgtaagaagaagaaaaagaaaaacaagcaAAAGACAGACATCGATATTGGTCCAAATGTTACTGATATCAACAG GTTTGTTTTAAATGTGTGTAAGCGTTTGAGAGAGAGGAAATCTTATCTTATGTGTACTGCTGTTGGTTGTATTGACGTCTCTGCTTTGAGTGATCTCGTCAAAGAG ATTCTTTTGGCTGAAGATTTTCTTGCTATCGCTATCCTGAAACTTTCATCTGAGAATTGA